The genomic DNA GGTATCATTGAAAATAGAAATGAGAGACAGGATTATGATGCCAATAGGTACTAAATATGATGAGTATAAAGCAAGCTTCTCGCTCAGTTCAACCTTGTACGTGCTCATAATACACAGGCAATAAAACCACCCATTTCAATATGTGGGGAAATTGCCCTTTTCACCTCTTTAAAAATTATAATCTTAATCCAATCTAAACCAGCAGATATTTCAACCTGCTCACTGTTCTTCGTACTATCAGGTATCAGTTGTTTGTGCATATTTATGACAGGGACGTTCAACACTTGTCCACTCCTGCCAGAGTGTAGGTCCTCATCGGAGCTGTTATTAGCCAGTACTGTGCGAGACACACTGAGAGTTTCCTCTCTGTTTAATGCCTCACTTACAGAGCAGGGGACTTGAGGAGCATTCCCTGATGTGTTCTGAAACTCTACCAATAACTTCTGCATATCTAATGCCTCCTAATCAACCTGTTACCCCTGTCTCTCACGAGACAGGTCACCCATTTTAATGGGTGGTGATTGACAATACCACCAATTAATGCCACCTATACAAATTAGTAATAACATAAGTAAATATTTTTTAACATAACGATTAAATATTTTTCAATAGTTTTCAATATATATAAACAACATGATTGTTTTTTGTTTATGTGGCATGTCACATAACCATCTGGATATATAAAAATCATATAAAAGTATCCTTAGAAATACTTATTATATTCAGAATGTACTTAATTTCTGATGATATTTTTAAAATATATGATGCTGTCAGCTACCAATATTTAAATAAAACTAAAATAAAATAGAAATATGTTTTATAATTTTGGCATAGGACGTCTTTATATTCACGCGGTTTACAACCTAAACTTTTTATTCATTGAAGTAAAAGCAAATTCATGATTGAAATCAGAGCGAGAGATGCTTCAGGTAGAGTTACAGAGCTCAATATTAATGGTAAAAAGCTGACAACACCCTATCTTTTTCCTGTAATAGACCCGAGAAAGCAGATACTGAGTATTGAAGAAATAGAGAAACTTGGTTTTAACGGCATAATAACCAACTCCTATATAATAAATCAGAACAGAGAATTAAGAAGCAGAGCCATGGAAGAGGGGATTCACAGCCTTCTTGGCTTTGATGGCGTGATAATGACAGACTCAGGCTCCTTTCAGCTTTATAAGTATGGCGGGGTTGATGTTAGCCCCATGGAAATCCTCGAGTTTCAGGAGAATATAGGCGTTGACATAGGTGTGATTCTTGACATACCGACAGAGCCGGATGTTCCGAGAGAGCAGGCAGAGAGAGAACTTGAGGAAACCCTCAGAAGAGCCAGAGAGAGTATTAAGGCAAGAAAAAAAATGCTCCTCTCGGGCACAGTACAGGGTTCTACCTATCCAGAACTCAGAGAAAAAAGTGCCAGAAAGATGGCAGAGCTTGGTTTTGACCTTTATCCGATAGGCGGGGTTGTACCTCTCATGGAGAACTACCGCTTCTCTGACCTTGTGAAAATTATCATACATTCCAGAAAATACCTGCCTCACGATAAGCCTGTTCATCTGTTTGGAGCAGGACATCCGATGCTCTTTGCACTTGCCAGTGCTCTGGGCTGTGACCTCTTTGACAGCGCAGCCTATGCTCTCTATGCAAGAGAGGGCAGGTATATAACAACTTCAGGAACATACAGGCTTGAGAGGCTCAGAGAGCTACCCTGTTCCTGTGCAGTGTGCACATCGACAACAGCGGAAGAGCTTAAGAAGCTTGAAAAGAAGGATAGGGACCACTTTCTTGCCATGCACAATCTTACAGTAAGCATTGAAGAGATAAGAAGGGTGAGGCAGAGTATACATGACGGTTCTTTATGGGAGCTTGTTGCCGAGAGAGCCAGAGCCCATCCGTATCTTCTCGAAGCTGTGAGAGTGGCTCTATCCTACGGCAGTCTAGAGAATCTTGAGCCTGTTACAAAAAAATCAGCCTTTTTTTACACAGGAAGTGAAGCCTTACTCAGACCGGAGGTTAGAAGACACATTAAAAAGCTGAAAAGACTTAAAATAAATAAAAAACTCGTACTTCTACCTGAGGTGGAGAAGCCCTACTCGAAAACCTATGGAATGATGAGCACTGAAGAATATCATATATGTATAGCTTCAAAGGTCTTTGGGGTTATACCTCTCGAGATAGAGGAGGTTTATCCTCTTACCCAGCATGAAGCGCCTGGCGGATATGACGAGGCACAGATAAACTTTATGAAAAAAGTTGTTAAAGAATATGCTTCTGGCTTTGAGAAAGTTTATTTCCACAGCAGTCTGGAATTTCTCGGTCTTGAAGGAGAAAGCTTCTCTGACGTTGAAAATTTTAAAGGGAAAAATGACATTGAGGGAAAGCTTATTGCTATAGGTGACTATTACTTTGGCGAAGGTGCGGGAGAGCTTCTGTTCTCTGAGACAAGAGCGAGAATATCGAAAACAGGCAGAATAAGAGAGGTTTACTCCGGGGACAGGCTTGTTGGAGTAATCAGAGCAAGTGACGGTTCTGTTGTGCTCAATGTGGAAGGTGTGAAGAGGCTCCTAAAACTACCGTTTCCCAGTAATAGAGTTGTTGCACATGAGGATGCCGTGGAATTTGTAAGTCAGGGCAGAAGTCTATTCTGTGGCTTTGTGGAAGAGGCTGATATGGAAATAAAACCGTATCAGGAGGTAATTGTTGTTGATTCTCAGGATAAGCCCATAGCTGCTGGAAGAGCCATGGTCAGTGCAGAGGAAATGCTCAGCCTGAAACATGGCGTTGCAGTCAGGGTGAGGCACAGGCTGGGGTAGCTTTGAACTCTGCTATTATTCTTTTACTTTCTCTGGCTATTGACAGAGTTTTTGGAGAGCCACCGGATATATTTCACCCCACAATATACATTGGCAAAGCTATTGAAAAACTGAAATTCCTTGAGAGATATGGTGGTGCAGGTGGAATTTTTATAGTAGCTATGGCAGCCTGCCTATCTCTTTCGATTTTTCTTCTTCTCGTCCATCTTCAGGGTTATGCAGAATTACTGCTTTCTATTTACATATTGAAGAGCAGCTTCAGCTGGCGTGGTCTGAGGGACTATACGCTTCCTGTGGGAGATGCCCTTAAAAGCGGTGCTCTTGAAAGAGCAAGAGAACTTCTCGTATATATTGTGAGCAGGCCTACTGAAAAGCTTGACGAATCAGAAGCCTCCTCAGCATGTGTTGAGAGTATTGGAGAAAATATCCACGATAGCATGCTCTCACCACTTTTCTACTTTGCCTTATTCTCATGTATCAGCCCCGAAGCCGGTGTGGCTGCAGCATTCTTTTACAGGGTTTTGAATACTCTCGATTCCATGATTGGATACAGAAAATACGGAAGTTTTGGCATGCCTTCTGCAAAGCTTGATGATATTCTGAACTATATACCTGCAAGGGTTTCAGCCCTCCTTATAACCCTGTTCTCACTGGAAAAAATAAGAACTTTAAAAACAGTGCTGAAATACGGCTCTGCAACCGAAAGTCCGAATGCCGGCATACCGATGGCTGCCATGGCAGGTGCAACCGGAGTTAAACTGACAAAAAAAGGAAGTTATGTACTGGGTGAGGGCAGAGATGCTGTGCCAGAGGACATAGATAAGGCTATTGCCATTGCCGATAGAGTAATTTTCTTCTTTGCTCTGGTTATCTTTTTATCACTCCTCATAATATGTACGCCATTCTGAATGAAAAGGGTATATCAAGGGAAGACCTTATTGCCACTGCTATGGAGCTTTTCGTTCCTCATCCTGGTATTGAAACGCAGGAGATTGCAGAGCAGATT from archaeon BMS3Bbin15 includes the following:
- the tgt_1 gene encoding queuine tRNA-ribosyltransferase translates to MIEIRARDASGRVTELNINGKKLTTPYLFPVIDPRKQILSIEEIEKLGFNGIITNSYIINQNRELRSRAMEEGIHSLLGFDGVIMTDSGSFQLYKYGGVDVSPMEILEFQENIGVDIGVILDIPTEPDVPREQAERELEETLRRARESIKARKKMLLSGTVQGSTYPELREKSARKMAELGFDLYPIGGVVPLMENYRFSDLVKIIIHSRKYLPHDKPVHLFGAGHPMLFALASALGCDLFDSAAYALYAREGRYITTSGTYRLERLRELPCSCAVCTSTTAEELKKLEKKDRDHFLAMHNLTVSIEEIRRVRQSIHDGSLWELVAERARAHPYLLEAVRVALSYGSLENLEPVTKKSAFFYTGSEALLRPEVRRHIKKLKRLKINKKLVLLPEVEKPYSKTYGMMSTEEYHICIASKVFGVIPLEIEEVYPLTQHEAPGGYDEAQINFMKKVVKEYASGFEKVYFHSSLEFLGLEGESFSDVENFKGKNDIEGKLIAIGDYYFGEGAGELLFSETRARISKTGRIREVYSGDRLVGVIRASDGSVVLNVEGVKRLLKLPFPSNRVVAHEDAVEFVSQGRSLFCGFVEEADMEIKPYQEVIVVDSQDKPIAAGRAMVSAEEMLSLKHGVAVRVRHRLG
- a CDS encoding cobalamin biosynthesis protein, which codes for MNSAIILLLSLAIDRVFGEPPDIFHPTIYIGKAIEKLKFLERYGGAGGIFIVAMAACLSLSIFLLLVHLQGYAELLLSIYILKSSFSWRGLRDYTLPVGDALKSGALERARELLVYIVSRPTEKLDESEASSACVESIGENIHDSMLSPLFYFALFSCISPEAGVAAAFFYRVLNTLDSMIGYRKYGSFGMPSAKLDDILNYIPARVSALLITLFSLEKIRTLKTVLKYGSATESPNAGIPMAAMAGATGVKLTKKGSYVLGEGRDAVPEDIDKAIAIADRVIFFFALVIFLSLLIICTPF